Proteins encoded in a region of the Campylobacter geochelonis genome:
- the plsX gene encoding phosphate acyltransferase PlsX, with protein sequence MTKIAIDAMGGDFGCEPIVAGVIEALKERKFHAFLVGDEKLVRPLVPKEFGEFVTYVQADEIFEMKEGATDALKKKESSIYKAIELVRNKECNAVVSAGHSGATMSLATLRIGRLKNVIRPAIATLMPNSQDKRTLVLDVGANVDCKAEHLFQFAIMGEAYAKAIMGIEKPRLSILSNGEEDSKGDEVTKEARNLLKNLKNFVGNAEGSNIFDGSVDVVTCDGFMGNIVLKTAEGVAGAMNKLIKKEVKKSPVAIAGAVLMNKVFKIVKKSTDYDEYGGAPLLGIKDCVIISHGKSTPKAVKNAIFQALKFSNSTIDKMIEDELAKFTDIKNKAKL encoded by the coding sequence ATGACTAAAATAGCTATAGATGCTATGGGAGGCGACTTTGGGTGTGAACCGATAGTTGCTGGAGTTATAGAAGCTCTTAAAGAGAGAAAATTTCATGCGTTTTTAGTCGGTGATGAGAAATTAGTTCGCCCTTTAGTACCAAAAGAATTTGGTGAATTTGTTACGTATGTGCAAGCAGATGAAATTTTTGAGATGAAAGAGGGTGCGACTGACGCACTTAAAAAGAAAGAATCAAGCATCTATAAAGCTATTGAACTTGTTAGAAACAAAGAGTGCAATGCTGTTGTTTCTGCAGGACATAGTGGTGCGACTATGAGTTTAGCCACTCTTAGAATCGGTAGACTTAAAAATGTCATTCGTCCAGCCATAGCAACTCTTATGCCAAATTCGCAAGATAAAAGAACTCTTGTTTTAGATGTTGGAGCAAATGTTGATTGCAAGGCTGAGCATCTGTTTCAGTTTGCTATCATGGGCGAAGCTTACGCAAAAGCCATTATGGGCATAGAAAAACCTAGATTATCTATTCTTTCAAACGGAGAGGAAGATAGCAAAGGCGATGAAGTTACAAAAGAGGCAAGAAATTTACTTAAAAATCTTAAAAACTTTGTCGGAAATGCCGAAGGTAGCAATATCTTCGATGGCAGTGTTGATGTTGTAACTTGTGATGGTTTTATGGGAAATATAGTGCTAAAAACAGCTGAGGGCGTTGCTGGTGCGATGAATAAACTAATTAAAAAAGAGGTTAAAAAATCTCCTGTTGCCATAGCTGGAGCAGTTTTGATGAATAAGGTTTTTAAAATCGTTAAAAAAAGCACAGATTATGATGAATACGGCGGAGCGCCATTGCTTGGCATAAAAGACTGTGTTATCATAAGTCATGGCAAAAGTACTCCAAAAGCAGTAAAAAATGCTATTTTTCAAGCTTTAAAATTCTCAAATTCAACTATCGATAAGATGATAGAAGATGAGCTTGCTAAATTTACAGATATAAAAAATAAGGCTAAGCTATGA
- a CDS encoding Fur family transcriptional regulator: MSHIELLKDCGLKATPQRLCVLKVLGKHTHPTIDELYDDIKQDYPSISLATVYKNLNTLIEQGLVVEVSIPNQKSKFDIYEYPHIHVVCEKCGFVRDFDAKEFAIQECHQSIERAVGNIVKKLNIVATVPDCEHCR; the protein is encoded by the coding sequence ATGAGCCATATCGAACTTTTAAAAGATTGCGGTTTAAAAGCTACTCCTCAAAGACTTTGCGTTCTTAAGGTTTTAGGAAAGCACACGCATCCAACTATAGATGAGCTTTATGATGATATAAAACAAGATTATCCTTCTATATCACTTGCTACGGTTTATAAGAACTTAAATACGCTCATAGAGCAAGGATTAGTCGTTGAAGTTAGTATACCAAACCAAAAGTCTAAATTTGATATTTATGAGTATCCGCACATTCACGTTGTGTGCGAAAAATGCGGATTTGTAAGAGACTTTGATGCTAAAGAATTTGCTATACAAGAGTGCCATCAAAGCATTGAGCGAGCAGTTGGAAATATCGTAAAAAAACTAAACATCGTAGCAACTGTGCCTGACTGCGAGCATTGTAGATAA
- a CDS encoding CYTH and CHAD domain-containing protein yields the protein MEIERKFLLEDSSLLKLLFEKNVTIYKTSIKQFYTEISKFSEIRYRKKDEIYYLTNKAGAGLVRDELEVVISKNEYKEAKNKRISHIISKDRYSFFLDELEYFLDVYHDFLSPLVTLEIEFKSVEDANEFKFDTIFENVVKKEITQDERYKNKNLSLYANPKCEFECNKALIAIKKSPNLELKFPSYIDASDGFRLLFNQIYQKIKTLKQSYIDSPDAEVLHQLRVNLRKSRSLLKLARSLYDERVIAQILNGLKMVANRTNEKRDFDVFIQYLKDVENSSEILKSLEFVSQSKQGDVGEFLVSKEVEEFFLDYENFLSDDSGFYKKDSKVMKKFIAFIIRKEIIGLEKRFAKLDDERENEYFHATRIELKKLRYLFESFKTMFDIEAFDDGFARLKKMQVVFGELQDRDVWCDIIDMYDKGEMAHFMQAQKGEISVQMFKLRGQILDKKPKFIKQIRKISKILKAYY from the coding sequence ATGGAGATTGAACGCAAATTTTTGCTTGAAGACTCTTCTTTGCTAAAACTACTTTTTGAAAAAAACGTAACTATATATAAAACCTCTATAAAACAATTCTATACCGAAATTTCTAAATTTAGCGAAATCAGATATAGAAAAAAAGATGAAATTTACTATCTCACAAACAAAGCAGGAGCTGGCTTAGTGCGAGATGAACTTGAGGTTGTTATCTCAAAAAATGAGTATAAAGAGGCTAAAAACAAGAGAATTTCTCACATCATATCAAAAGATAGATATAGCTTTTTTTTAGATGAACTTGAGTATTTTTTAGATGTTTATCACGATTTTTTGTCCCCACTTGTAACTTTAGAAATCGAATTTAAAAGCGTAGAAGATGCAAATGAGTTTAAATTTGACACTATTTTTGAAAATGTGGTTAAAAAAGAGATAACTCAAGATGAAAGATATAAAAACAAAAATTTATCACTATATGCTAATCCAAAGTGCGAATTTGAGTGCAATAAAGCATTAATCGCTATTAAAAAAAGTCCAAATTTAGAGCTTAAATTTCCTTCATACATCGATGCAAGCGATGGGTTTAGACTACTTTTTAACCAAATTTATCAAAAGATTAAAACATTAAAACAAAGTTATATAGACTCGCCAGATGCTGAGGTTTTACATCAACTTAGGGTAAATTTAAGAAAAAGTAGAAGCCTTTTAAAGCTTGCTAGAAGCTTATATGATGAAAGAGTTATCGCGCAGATTTTAAATGGGCTTAAAATGGTAGCAAACAGGACAAATGAAAAAAGAGATTTTGATGTTTTTATACAGTATTTAAAAGATGTTGAAAATTCTAGTGAGATTTTAAAAAGCCTTGAGTTCGTAAGTCAAAGCAAACAAGGAGATGTTGGCGAGTTTTTGGTTTCAAAAGAGGTTGAAGAATTTTTCTTAGATTATGAAAATTTCTTAAGCGACGATAGTGGATTTTATAAAAAAGATAGCAAAGTGATGAAGAAATTTATCGCTTTTATTATAAGAAAAGAGATAATAGGACTTGAAAAAAGGTTTGCAAAACTCGATGATGAAAGGGAAAATGAGTATTTTCACGCTACAAGAATCGAGCTTAAAAAGCTAAGGTATCTTTTTGAAAGTTTTAAAACAATGTTTGATATAGAGGCGTTTGATGATGGATTTGCAAGGCTTAAAAAGATGCAAGTTGTGTTTGGCGAGCTTCAAGATAGAGATGTCTGGTGTGATATCATTGATATGTATGATAAGGGTGAAATGGCGCACTTTATGCAGGCTCAAAAGGGTGAAATCTCAGTGCAAATGTTTAAGCTAAGAGGTCAAATTCTTGATAAAAAACCTAAATTTATCAAACAAATAAGAAAAATTTCAAAAATTTTAAAAGCATATTACTAA
- a CDS encoding DUF362 domain-containing protein: MAVKITDICISCGSCIDECPVEAIVDDSDNPTGEDIYYVYADKCVECVGHNDEPACATACPTDGCIVWSDVVEGQPSRDDIGADLRSGNTPAVS, encoded by the coding sequence ATGGCGGTTAAAATTACTGATATTTGTATTAGTTGTGGCTCATGCATAGATGAGTGTCCAGTCGAGGCTATAGTTGATGATAGCGATAACCCAACTGGTGAGGATATATACTATGTATATGCTGATAAATGCGTTGAGTGCGTAGGTCATAATGACGAACCAGCCTGTGCGACAGCCTGTCCAACAGATGGCTGTATCGTGTGGAGCGATGTTGTTGAGGGTCAACCTTCAAGAGATGATATCGGCGCTGACTTAAGAAGTGGCAATACTCCAGCTGTAAGTTAA
- the ubiE gene encoding bifunctional demethylmenaquinone methyltransferase/2-methoxy-6-polyprenyl-1,4-benzoquinol methylase UbiE, with amino-acid sequence MQKQEKIVEMFNAIAPTYDKANRAISLGLDTSWRKTACQVILSKFINREASIADVACGTGDMLGLWHDMAKGFNVKLNRLVGIDPSSGMLNEAKKKFANLEFIEASAENTTLENESVDVLSISYGIRNVVERVKALEEFNRVVKMGGYVVVLEFTKTPKKGIVTYFRDLYVSKVLPKIGEMISKNKEAYEYLPSSIGNFLDTQSFIKELEKCGFEMEVVKGFSFDVSTMFIAKKVRNL; translated from the coding sequence ATGCAAAAACAAGAAAAAATAGTCGAAATGTTTAACGCGATTGCGCCAACTTACGATAAGGCAAATCGCGCTATAAGCCTTGGGCTTGATACGAGTTGGCGAAAAACTGCGTGTCAAGTTATACTTTCTAAATTTATTAACCGTGAGGCAAGTATCGCTGATGTGGCTTGTGGAACTGGCGATATGCTAGGACTTTGGCACGATATGGCAAAGGGATTTAACGTTAAACTAAACAGACTTGTAGGAATCGATCCAAGTAGTGGTATGCTAAATGAGGCTAAGAAGAAATTTGCAAATTTAGAATTTATTGAAGCAAGTGCGGAAAATACGACTTTAGAAAACGAAAGCGTTGATGTGCTTAGTATTAGCTATGGTATAAGAAATGTGGTTGAAAGAGTTAAAGCGCTTGAAGAGTTTAACAGAGTTGTTAAAATGGGTGGATATGTTGTCGTACTTGAGTTTACTAAAACTCCAAAAAAAGGCATTGTGACATACTTTAGAGATTTATACGTTAGTAAAGTTTTGCCAAAAATAGGCGAAATGATATCTAAAAACAAAGAGGCGTATGAGTATCTTCCAAGCTCGATAGGAAATTTTTTAGACACGCAAAGTTTTATCAAAGAGCTTGAAAAATGCGGCTTTGAAATGGAAGTTGTAAAAGGCTTTAGTTTCGATGTTTCAACTATGTTTATAGCAAAAAAAGTTAGAAATTTATGA
- a CDS encoding methylenetetrahydrofolate reductase: protein MLIEKLKSNQAGILLYGLTPPKSNLDNDEIKRISSLQKDRINSLQIDGIILYDLQDESARTSQKRTFEFIHTIDPYVYYTDFLHVTKPAIIYRAVGKYKSDEFSDVLTRCKGSNFATVFVGASSKNQNVNLKLDEAYRIKERIAPNLALGGICIPERHASKANEHLKVASKTSQGCEFFITQAVYNVENAKNFIDDYAKMGVKKVPIIFTFTPCGSLKTLEFMKWLGISVPPFLETRLKNSVDILQSSVSLSLEMFEFLYKYSQAKGVSIGANVESISTRKVEIQASIELLNGIKKIIDKKF from the coding sequence ATGCTAATTGAAAAGTTAAAATCAAACCAAGCTGGAATTTTGCTATACGGCTTAACCCCGCCAAAATCGAACTTAGATAATGATGAGATAAAAAGAATTTCAAGCCTTCAAAAAGATAGGATAAACTCGCTTCAAATCGATGGGATTATCCTTTATGACTTGCAAGATGAAAGTGCTAGAACTAGCCAAAAACGCACTTTTGAGTTTATTCACACAATTGATCCTTACGTTTACTACACCGATTTTTTACATGTCACAAAACCAGCTATTATTTACCGAGCTGTTGGAAAGTACAAAAGTGACGAATTTAGCGATGTTCTAACCAGATGTAAAGGCTCAAATTTCGCCACCGTTTTTGTAGGAGCAAGCTCGAAAAATCAAAATGTAAATTTAAAACTCGATGAGGCTTACCGCATAAAAGAGCGTATCGCGCCAAATTTAGCTCTTGGCGGAATTTGTATCCCTGAACGCCACGCCAGTAAAGCAAACGAACATCTAAAAGTGGCTAGCAAGACCTCGCAAGGGTGTGAATTTTTCATCACTCAAGCCGTTTATAATGTAGAAAACGCCAAAAATTTCATCGATGACTACGCTAAAATGGGAGTTAAAAAAGTTCCCATTATCTTTACTTTTACGCCATGTGGAAGCTTAAAAACGCTTGAGTTTATGAAATGGCTTGGCATTTCCGTGCCACCGTTTTTAGAAACTAGACTTAAAAACAGCGTTGATATCTTACAAAGCTCAGTTAGCTTAAGCCTTGAGATGTTTGAGTTTTTATACAAATATAGTCAAGCAAAAGGCGTTAGTATCGGCGCAAATGTCGAAAGTATCTCAACAAGAAAAGTTGAAATTCAAGCCTCAATCGAACTTCTAAATGGGATAAAAAAGATAATAGATAAGAAATTTTAA
- the serC gene encoding phosphoserine transaminase, with protein MSRVINFSAGPSSIPLEVLQTAQAEFLDYKGCGCSIIEISHRTPIFEEVLFSARDKVKSLYGFGDEYDVLFLQGGATLQFAQVPMNLYNGGVAQYVNTGVWTTKAIKDAKILGINYEVVASSEETKFDRIPKDIKFSDDADYLYICSNNTIYGTQYKEYPKCKCPLVVDSSSDLFAREIDISNIGLFYGGIQKNGGPAGVTLVVVRKDLLDRVGANVPSILRYKTQAEADSMSNTPNTFGIYMLNLTLDWVIKQGGLASINEKNEKKAHLLYSYIDGSNGFYKGHAQDDSRSLMNVSFNILSKELEMKFVKEASEAGMIGLKGHRHLGGIRASLYNAITYENVETLVDFMKEFARKNG; from the coding sequence ATGAGTAGAGTTATAAATTTTAGCGCTGGTCCAAGCAGCATTCCGCTTGAGGTGCTTCAAACTGCACAAGCAGAGTTTTTAGACTACAAAGGATGTGGCTGTTCGATTATAGAAATTTCACATAGAACGCCTATTTTTGAAGAGGTTTTATTTTCAGCTAGAGATAAGGTAAAAAGTCTTTATGGGTTTGGCGATGAGTATGATGTACTGTTCTTGCAAGGTGGCGCGACTTTGCAGTTTGCGCAAGTACCGATGAATTTATACAATGGCGGCGTAGCACAGTATGTAAATACTGGCGTTTGGACAACTAAAGCTATAAAAGATGCGAAAATTTTAGGTATAAATTACGAAGTTGTCGCAAGTAGCGAAGAGACTAAATTTGATAGAATTCCAAAAGATATCAAATTTAGCGACGATGCAGACTATCTTTATATCTGCTCAAATAACACAATTTACGGCACTCAATACAAAGAGTATCCAAAGTGCAAATGTCCTTTAGTAGTTGATAGTTCAAGTGATCTTTTCGCAAGAGAGATTGATATCAGCAACATCGGACTATTTTATGGTGGAATTCAGAAAAATGGTGGCCCAGCTGGCGTAACCTTGGTCGTAGTTAGAAAAGATTTGCTTGATAGAGTTGGGGCAAATGTGCCTAGCATTCTTCGCTATAAAACGCAAGCAGAGGCTGATTCTATGTCAAATACGCCAAACACTTTTGGAATTTATATGCTAAATTTAACTCTTGATTGGGTTATAAAACAAGGCGGTTTGGCTTCTATAAATGAAAAAAATGAGAAAAAAGCCCATCTTTTGTACTCTTATATCGATGGTTCAAACGGCTTTTATAAAGGTCACGCTCAGGATGATTCGCGCTCTTTAATGAATGTTAGCTTTAATATTTTATCAAAAGAGTTGGAGATGAAATTTGTAAAAGAGGCGAGTGAGGCTGGTATGATAGGGCTTAAAGGTCATCGTCATCTTGGCGGCATTAGAGCCTCTTTGTATAATGCTATAACTTATGAAAATGTGGAAACTTTAGTAGATTTTATGAAAGAATTTGCTAGAAAAAACGGCTAA
- the lysM gene encoding peptidoglycan-binding protein LysM encodes MGLLSFAIDAGKKLLGLGDDEGKIKEEIKLSSQTMPIENLEVKVEGDTVVLKGDGSQEAKEKAALIAGNIEGIKKVEFEGVRDESDENYYEIQKGDNLSKISKKFYGNPNLYNKIFEANREVIKDMDLIYPGQKIRIPKLEK; translated from the coding sequence ATGGGATTACTATCTTTTGCTATCGATGCAGGCAAAAAACTGCTTGGGTTAGGCGATGATGAGGGCAAGATAAAAGAGGAGATTAAACTAAGTAGCCAAACTATGCCGATTGAAAATCTTGAGGTTAAAGTTGAGGGTGATACTGTTGTCTTAAAAGGCGATGGTTCACAAGAAGCCAAAGAAAAAGCCGCGTTAATCGCTGGAAATATCGAAGGGATTAAAAAGGTCGAGTTTGAGGGCGTTCGTGATGAGAGCGATGAAAACTACTATGAGATACAAAAAGGCGATAATCTATCAAAAATTTCAAAGAAATTTTATGGAAATCCAAATTTATACAACAAAATTTTTGAAGCTAACCGCGAGGTTATCAAAGATATGGATTTGATTTATCCGGGTCAAAAAATCCGCATTCCGAAGCTTGAAAAATAA
- the xseA gene encoding exodeoxyribonuclease VII large subunit, which translates to MILTVSELNEQAKSLLETNFGSIEVSGEVSRFIENKSSKHWYFTLKDEKGAISCAMFSFNNKKIKFSIKDGMKVVASGKVSLYVPNGGYQLVASSLRIEGVGELELAFKQLKEKLEKEGLFKPEHKKPLPKFPTKIAIITSATSAAYQDMLRVAKDRCEFCQIYLYNSLMQGESAANSVIKALQKADKAGYDAIVIARGGGSKEDLWCFNDESLARAIFASQTPIISAVGHEIDFSISDFVSDHRSLTPTASMVDLLPDKMSLYQEIDSDYDRLNEMVYKKILACENWVKHLEIELKNKALGKKIEQSFKDIENLRFKIHSLFKAKFSKFQNELSLKEAVFAEKNQLFSAVKNYIQVQKDGKNISLKELKSGDLVELYSQDDKKQAVIK; encoded by the coding sequence ATGATTTTAACCGTTAGTGAGTTAAACGAACAAGCCAAATCTTTGCTTGAAACAAATTTCGGTAGTATAGAAGTTAGCGGAGAGGTTTCTAGATTTATAGAAAATAAAAGCTCAAAACACTGGTATTTTACGCTAAAAGATGAAAAAGGCGCTATAAGTTGCGCGATGTTTAGTTTTAATAACAAAAAGATTAAATTTAGCATAAAAGATGGTATGAAAGTTGTAGCTTCAGGCAAAGTAAGCCTGTATGTGCCAAATGGTGGATATCAGCTCGTAGCAAGTTCGCTTAGAATTGAGGGCGTTGGAGAGCTAGAACTTGCATTTAAACAACTTAAAGAAAAGCTTGAAAAAGAGGGTCTTTTTAAGCCAGAGCATAAAAAACCGCTTCCTAAATTTCCAACCAAAATCGCAATTATTACAAGCGCAACTTCAGCAGCCTACCAAGATATGCTAAGAGTGGCAAAAGATAGATGTGAGTTTTGTCAAATTTATCTTTATAACTCGCTTATGCAAGGCGAAAGCGCGGCAAATTCGGTTATAAAAGCGTTGCAAAAAGCAGATAAGGCTGGGTATGATGCGATTGTCATAGCAAGAGGTGGCGGAAGTAAAGAGGACTTGTGGTGCTTTAACGATGAGAGCTTAGCAAGAGCGATATTTGCATCGCAAACGCCTATTATAAGCGCGGTTGGACACGAGATAGACTTTAGCATAAGTGATTTTGTAAGTGATCACAGAAGCCTTACGCCAACAGCTTCTATGGTGGATTTATTGCCTGATAAAATGTCGTTGTATCAAGAGATAGACTCTGATTATGATAGGTTAAATGAGATGGTGTATAAAAAGATTTTAGCGTGTGAAAACTGGGTAAAACACCTTGAAATCGAGCTTAAAAACAAAGCGTTGGGTAAAAAAATCGAGCAAAGTTTTAAAGATATAGAGAATTTAAGGTTTAAAATTCACTCGCTTTTTAAAGCTAAATTTAGTAAATTTCAAAATGAACTAAGCTTAAAAGAGGCGGTTTTTGCAGAGAAAAATCAGCTTTTTAGCGCAGTTAAAAACTATATCCAAGTGCAAAAAGATGGCAAAAACATAAGTCTTAAAGAGCTAAAAAGTGGCGATTTGGTTGAGTTGTATTCACAAGATGATAAAAAACAAGCAGTTATTAAATAA
- a CDS encoding peroxiredoxin, translated as MVVTNKAIDFTAPAVLGNNEIVEDFNLYKNIGPKGAVVFFYPKDFTFVCPSEIIAFDKRYKDFKDRGIEVIGVSCDNEYSHFAWKNTPVNNGGIGNVQFPLVADLTKDIAKNFDVLYANAVALRGSFLLDSDGTVRHAVVNDLPLGRNIDEMIRMVDTMLFTNEYGEVCPAGWHKGEKGMKASPDGVANYLGENADKL; from the coding sequence ATGGTAGTTACAAACAAAGCGATAGATTTTACAGCACCAGCTGTATTAGGCAACAACGAGATAGTTGAGGATTTTAACCTTTATAAAAATATAGGTCCAAAAGGCGCGGTAGTATTTTTCTATCCAAAAGACTTCACATTTGTATGTCCAAGCGAAATTATCGCATTTGATAAGAGATATAAAGATTTCAAAGATAGAGGCATAGAGGTTATCGGCGTAAGTTGCGATAACGAATACAGCCATTTTGCATGGAAAAATACACCAGTAAACAATGGCGGCATAGGCAACGTTCAGTTCCCACTAGTTGCGGATTTGACAAAAGATATAGCTAAAAACTTTGATGTGCTTTATGCAAACGCAGTTGCGCTTAGAGGAAGTTTTTTGCTAGATAGCGATGGTACGGTTAGACACGCAGTAGTAAATGACTTGCCACTTGGTAGAAACATCGATGAGATGATTCGTATGGTTGATACAATGCTATTTACAAACGAATACGGCGAGGTTTGCCCAGCTGGTTGGCATAAAGGCGAAAAAGGTATGAAAGCAAGTCCAGATGGCGTTGCAAACTACCTTGGCGAAAACGCAGACAAACTATAA
- the ndk gene encoding nucleoside-diphosphate kinase, giving the protein MQQTLSIIKPDAVKKGVIGKIIDRFESNGLRIAAAKKLQLSQAEAGKFYEVHKERPFYGELVEFMTSGPVVVMVLEGENAVAKNRDLMGATDPKKAEKGTIRADFAESIDANAVHGSDSLENAAIEIAFFFAKKEIC; this is encoded by the coding sequence ATGCAACAAACTTTATCTATCATAAAGCCAGATGCAGTTAAAAAAGGCGTTATCGGTAAGATTATCGACAGATTTGAGTCAAATGGCTTAAGAATTGCAGCAGCTAAAAAACTTCAACTAAGCCAAGCTGAAGCTGGTAAATTCTACGAAGTTCATAAAGAAAGACCATTTTATGGCGAACTAGTTGAGTTTATGACAAGCGGTCCAGTTGTTGTTATGGTTCTTGAGGGTGAAAACGCGGTAGCAAAAAACAGAGATTTGATGGGCGCAACTGATCCTAAAAAAGCTGAAAAAGGCACTATTAGAGCTGATTTTGCTGAAAGTATCGATGCAAATGCAGTTCATGGAAGCGATAGCTTGGAAAATGCAGCTATTGAGATAGCATTTTTCTTTGCAAAAAAAGAGATTTGCTAA
- a CDS encoding beta-ketoacyl-ACP synthase III, protein MKKASMISIGAYVPEFILTNHDLEKMVETSDEWIVKRTGIHTRHIAKDEVTSDLGYKAAKQAIERAKLAPSDIDAIICATISPDYLCMPSTACRISNLLGLTNVTAFDISAACTGFIYLLEIAKSLVESGMKKNVLIIGAEKLSSITNWEDRGTCVLFGDGAGAAVISLREDNHIIDVHTSSDGSKGELLITPGCGSVNPMSQDTLDKKLHFMHMAGNEVFKVAVNTLTNDVIDILAKNGILSSQIDLFIPHQANLRIINAVQQKLGLSDEQCVLTVAKYGNTSSASIPMAINDAFESGRLKNGSLMLLDAFGGGFTWGSALLKFGGK, encoded by the coding sequence ATGAAAAAAGCGTCGATGATATCCATAGGAGCGTATGTTCCAGAATTTATTCTTACTAACCACGATCTTGAAAAAATGGTAGAAACTAGCGATGAGTGGATAGTAAAACGAACAGGAATTCACACTAGACACATCGCAAAAGATGAAGTTACTAGCGATCTTGGATATAAAGCCGCAAAACAAGCTATAGAACGAGCAAAGCTTGCTCCTAGCGATATCGACGCTATTATTTGCGCAACTATTTCACCTGATTATCTTTGTATGCCATCAACTGCGTGCAGAATTTCAAATCTACTTGGACTTACAAACGTTACGGCATTTGACATAAGTGCAGCTTGCACGGGCTTTATCTATCTTTTAGAGATAGCAAAAAGTCTTGTTGAAAGCGGAATGAAAAAAAATGTTTTGATTATCGGCGCTGAAAAGTTAAGTTCGATTACAAACTGGGAAGATAGAGGGACTTGCGTTTTGTTTGGCGATGGCGCTGGAGCAGCAGTCATTTCACTACGAGAAGATAACCATATCATCGATGTTCACACATCAAGCGATGGTAGCAAGGGCGAGCTTTTGATAACTCCAGGTTGTGGCAGCGTAAATCCTATGTCGCAAGATACTCTTGATAAAAAACTTCACTTTATGCATATGGCTGGAAATGAGGTCTTTAAAGTAGCTGTAAATACCCTAACTAACGATGTTATAGACATCTTAGCAAAAAATGGCATTTTATCTTCGCAAATTGATCTTTTTATCCCACATCAAGCAAATTTACGTATCATCAATGCTGTGCAACAAAAGCTAGGCTTAAGTGATGAACAATGCGTTTTAACCGTTGCTAAATACGGTAATACAAGCTCAGCTTCAATCCCGATGGCGATAAATGATGCCTTTGAAAGTGGACGCCTTAAAAACGGCTCTTTAATGCTACTTGATGCATTTGGCGGTGGATTTACGTGGGGTTCGGCGTTACTTAAATTTGGTGGTAAATAA
- the rpmF gene encoding 50S ribosomal protein L32 produces MAVPKRRVSKTRAAKRRTHYKVTLPVPVKDKDGSWKIPHRANKTTGEY; encoded by the coding sequence ATGGCAGTTCCAAAACGTAGAGTTAGTAAAACTCGTGCAGCGAAAAGAAGAACACACTATAAGGTAACTCTTCCTGTTCCTGTTAAAGACAAAGACGGCAGCTGGAAAATACCACACCGCGCAAATAAAACAACTGGCGAATACTAA